A region from the Paenarthrobacter aurescens genome encodes:
- a CDS encoding GGDEF domain-containing protein: MELDAFSVRVALGVITVTLLMLFWASFHRTRSPYAGWWSLALLEFMVGNAAFLLNGTPHQAWANPAGNVLVVAGAFSVWAGAKSLRDRQAAPWQLAVAPAVTGIASLLENPGSNVWSGGFIYLAMMTVGIALAAYDLWFIKSSHSQVHKALSLAAGLLAAYYLGRWIVYAVEGPASHAFTTYFGPAPSALISMVLLVTVSFSMTALTSDQLIKGLRERATRDHLTGLLNRGAFLDLAATELDRLHSAGSGAAVVLADLDHFKAVNDEHGHGAGDVALRAFADACADSVRSTDLIGRYGGEEFVLFLPGATQDRAENIATEISRRMAAMPAPEGVVYPTISYGVTSSIPASADLNFMIEVADAALYSAKAQGRNRIVGAHRPEAATIADEARS; encoded by the coding sequence ATGGAGCTCGACGCATTCTCAGTGAGGGTAGCCCTGGGTGTGATCACCGTGACGCTCCTGATGCTGTTCTGGGCCTCCTTCCACCGCACCCGCTCGCCGTACGCAGGCTGGTGGAGCCTGGCTTTGCTCGAGTTCATGGTGGGCAATGCCGCGTTCCTCCTCAACGGGACCCCGCATCAGGCCTGGGCCAATCCCGCAGGCAATGTCCTTGTAGTGGCAGGTGCGTTCAGTGTATGGGCCGGAGCCAAAAGCCTCCGGGACCGCCAAGCAGCACCCTGGCAGCTGGCTGTTGCTCCGGCGGTCACTGGTATTGCTTCCTTGCTGGAGAACCCCGGGAGCAACGTATGGTCCGGGGGCTTCATCTACCTGGCCATGATGACCGTGGGCATAGCATTGGCCGCCTACGATCTTTGGTTCATCAAGTCCTCGCACTCGCAGGTCCACAAAGCACTCTCATTGGCGGCTGGACTGTTGGCGGCCTACTACCTGGGCCGGTGGATTGTTTATGCAGTGGAAGGCCCGGCCAGCCACGCGTTCACCACGTACTTTGGGCCCGCACCGTCAGCACTGATATCCATGGTTCTCCTGGTCACCGTTTCCTTCAGCATGACCGCCCTGACCAGCGATCAACTCATCAAGGGCCTCCGCGAGCGTGCCACCCGTGACCACCTGACGGGCCTGCTCAACCGGGGCGCTTTCCTTGATCTCGCCGCCACCGAGCTTGACCGCCTGCACTCGGCGGGGTCCGGCGCCGCTGTGGTCCTGGCGGATTTGGACCACTTCAAGGCCGTCAATGACGAGCACGGCCACGGTGCCGGAGATGTGGCCCTGCGCGCATTCGCTGATGCCTGCGCCGATTCGGTGCGGTCCACGGACCTGATCGGACGGTACGGCGGTGAAGAGTTTGTTCTCTTCCTCCCGGGGGCAACGCAGGACCGTGCAGAGAACATCGCCACGGAAATCAGCCGGCGGATGGCAGCGATGCCGGCGCCGGAGGGTGTTGTGTACCCCACCATCAGTTACGGAGTCACATCAAGTATTCCCGCGTCAGCAGACCTCAACTTCATGATCGAGGTAGCGGACGCAGCCCTTTACAGCGCAAAAGCGCAAGGCAGAAACAGGATTGTAGGAGCCCACCGCCCCGAGGCGGCCACTATAGCGGATGAGGCACGATCATGA
- a CDS encoding putative bifunctional diguanylate cyclase/phosphodiesterase gives MSATKPHRLTAADPRIEKLERHVQALMTELHQARYEQRREALTDALTGLGNGQALKDAFIQAQEAAATGAIPPALLLVNLDGFRTLKNSAGHAAADQVLVTVAMRIRSAVRENDVVTRLGGDEFAVLLPATAQNRATAVGNRILAALEPNIDLGNNSIRCSASVGLRTAEPHHSIEDILQEADLAMEESKDEGRNKLRVFDPGTLHARLLQRQIVGELREAIRSDQLVLYYQPIVELATGRIEGCEALVRWKHPLHGLIMPDQFIPVAEATGLIAELGRWVLRAAVGQLRRWRDAPATAHQDFSMRINVSAADLQSLEFVDDVSEALADAGLTPASLVLELTESAIIRNNELDRYTLASLHRLGVGLEIDDFGAGYSSMGYLRKLPVDRVKVDRQFVKDLGKDPSQLDFLAAVQQVIRSCGLEGIWEGIETAEQAEALRSIGCASGQGYYFGRPLPEAEFTEQLARQVVWPA, from the coding sequence GTGAGTGCCACCAAGCCCCATAGGCTCACCGCCGCCGATCCGAGGATCGAGAAACTGGAGCGGCACGTCCAAGCCCTGATGACCGAACTTCATCAGGCCCGGTACGAACAGCGCCGGGAGGCCCTCACCGATGCACTCACAGGCCTCGGCAACGGCCAGGCACTCAAGGACGCCTTCATTCAAGCCCAGGAAGCGGCGGCCACAGGCGCCATCCCACCCGCCCTCCTCCTGGTGAACCTGGACGGTTTCAGAACCCTGAAGAACTCCGCAGGCCATGCTGCAGCGGACCAGGTTCTGGTTACCGTTGCCATGCGCATCCGCTCTGCCGTGCGTGAGAACGACGTCGTCACCCGCCTGGGTGGCGACGAATTCGCTGTGCTGTTGCCCGCCACCGCGCAAAACCGGGCCACCGCCGTCGGGAACCGGATCCTGGCCGCGCTGGAACCGAACATAGACCTCGGCAACAACAGCATCCGCTGCAGCGCAAGCGTTGGGTTGCGCACCGCGGAACCTCATCACAGCATTGAGGACATCCTCCAGGAGGCCGATCTGGCCATGGAGGAATCCAAGGACGAGGGCCGGAACAAACTCAGGGTTTTCGATCCCGGCACCCTGCATGCCCGGTTGCTGCAGCGGCAAATCGTAGGTGAACTCCGCGAAGCCATCCGATCGGATCAGCTGGTCCTCTACTACCAGCCCATTGTGGAACTTGCCACCGGCAGGATTGAGGGCTGCGAAGCTTTGGTGCGGTGGAAACATCCCCTGCATGGCCTGATCATGCCGGACCAATTCATTCCTGTTGCAGAGGCCACAGGTCTGATTGCGGAATTGGGAAGATGGGTTCTGCGCGCCGCTGTGGGTCAGCTGCGGAGATGGCGGGACGCTCCGGCCACCGCGCATCAGGACTTCTCCATGAGGATCAACGTCTCGGCAGCAGACCTTCAAAGCCTGGAGTTCGTGGACGACGTCAGCGAAGCTCTGGCCGATGCAGGGCTGACCCCGGCCTCGCTGGTGCTGGAACTGACCGAAAGCGCCATCATCCGGAACAACGAGCTTGACCGTTACACCCTGGCAAGCCTGCACCGGCTTGGCGTGGGGCTTGAGATTGACGACTTCGGTGCAGGCTACTCCTCCATGGGATACCTGAGGAAACTACCTGTAGACCGGGTCAAAGTGGACCGGCAGTTCGTGAAGGACCTGGGCAAGGACCCGTCCCAGCTGGACTTCCTGGCCGCAGTCCAGCAAGTCATCCGCTCCTGCGGCCTGGAAGGTATTTGGGAGGGCATAGAGACCGCCGAACAGGCAGAGGCCCTGCGAAGCATCGGCTGCGCGAGCGGCCAGGGTTACTACTTTGGCAGGCCCTTGCCGGAGGCGGAGTTCACGGAGCAATTGGCGCGGCAAGTGGTGTGGCCGGCTTAA